TCCTCGTCGACCAATGCGGCCAGAACCTCGCCAGGGCCGGTGATCGCGGCGAGCGCGCCGCTTTGAATGAACGTGTTCACATGCGTCACGTCATTCGCCGTGATCTTGACGAGCCCCGACATGGCCCACGCGGGTGCGGATAGATAGCCGATACGCCAGCCATCCATCGCGAAGGATTTCGTGAACGCGTAAGCGGAGAAGGTTCGCTCTGCCATGCCGGGCAGCGATGCGATGCTGATATGCGCCGCACCGTCATAGACGATGTCTTCGTAGACTTCGTCGGCGAACACCAGAAGATCGTGCCGGCGCGCGATATCCGCGAGCCCTTCGAGCTCGTCCTTCGAAAACACCCGGCCCGTCGGATTGACCGGATTGACGAGCACGATCATGCGCGTGCGCGGTGAAATTTTGGCCTCGATCCGTTCCGGCGTCAGGCGGAAATCGTCGACGGGATCGAGGGCCGCGAAAACCGGAACCGCGCCGGCAAGTTCGATCTTGCCAATATGCTGGGGATAATGCGGATCGATCAGGATGACTTCGTCACGCGGATCGAGCGTGGCCATGAGAACGGCGAAGGCCGCATGCGTCAGCCCGTTCGTGACGAGCACGGTTTCGGGCGTCGCGGGAATACCGTTGCGGGTGCGCAGCTTTTCGACCAGCGCCGTGCGCAGCTTCGCAATACCCAACAGATCGCTGTAATGCACGTCACCCGCGCGCAGCGCGTCGATCGTCGCGCGCTTGATATGCTCGGGCGTGTCTGCCGCCGGGCGGCCCAACTCCAGATGAATCAGATCGCGGCCGCTGTCGCGCAAGGCGGCGGCTTTTTGATACATGCCGAACGATTTTTTCGGCGTATCCGAGATGCGCCGTGCGACGCGCTTCATCGCCGTCCGCCCGCGCGGCGCGCGACGACTTCGATCTCGACCTTGATCTCGTCGACGGCGAAACCGCAGATGATCGTGGTGTTGGTCGGTCGCGGATCGGCGAACGTGGCGCCCAGCACTTTCGAAACCGGCATCACGTGATCGCGCGACGAGAGGAAAACGCGCAGCGACACGATATCCGCCAGCGTCGCGTCGGCCTGCGCCAATGCTTCGGCGATCGTCTTTAACGCGCGGTGCGTCTGGTCCTCGGCCGAGTCAGGAAATGTGCCTGTCTTCGGATCGAAACCGGCGGTCCCGGAGACGAAAACCCACTCGTCGTCGATCACGGCGCGCGAGTAGCCCGCCAAGTCTTCGAACTTCGATCCCGAATATATCGCGCGCCGTGCCATGCTTCACCATTAGTGCTCGTTTGATCAAATAATCGAGAATCCTTTTAACAGATTCGGAAGCGTGCGCAACCACCGTGTGACGACGGCGCGGCGCGAAGCGCTTTCATTCGTTCGAATCACGATTACAAACCAATATCTTAGGAAAACGGCCGATGCATAAACGTCCACTCGCGAATGGGGAGTCCGCCACTGGCTGGCCGGGGCAGGCCTGTCGTCTCTCGGGGGGGCCCGAACGGTGAGGTTCGAATCCTATACGACACCATTGTGCGGTCTGCTTCCCGGAGCCAACGGGTTCCAATATGCGTCATCGGCATCTAGACGCTGACGGCGGCAATCTTCAGGTCGATACAAATTCCGTGAGTTCACTATCGAGAAACGATCGATATCCAACAACAGTTCTCACCTTCGTCACTCACGGCACGCCATTCTTTTAGATGTTTTTATTTTTATTTTATATTATCTATGTTTTATACACTTGTGAAAGCCGAAAAGACTTTGCTCTTCGGCGATTTCAATAGGTCGGAATAACCTATCCGTTTTCAAAAATGACTTACGACGCGTCGGCAAGTTCGATGTCGATATCGAACACGATCTCGTTGCCCGGCGCCGTCGGCGGCACATCGGCGTTCGTCCCGTCGGCATTTCGCCCCGCCGAGCATGGCTCAACGCTCAGCACGCCGCAGCCTGGCCGCAGATCGCGCCACAACTGAAGCCATGGCAACGTCACGGTACTCCAGCTGAAATTGGTGGCGATCCCACCGCCGCCCTGCACGCGGCAAACGGCACGATCGCCCGTCACAGGATAAAGGACCGACTGTTTTACCGCCGGTTCCTGTTGCGCCAACGGCCCCGTGAGATCGGCGCCGTCCAATTGGATGCGCGTGCCCGCGCGATGCAGCGGATAACCGAGATTGAAATGGTACAGCACCATGATCGGCAGCGGCGTCGGACCAACGACCTGGACGCGATCAATCATGCGCAAACGATCACCGCCGATCGGCGCTTCGATCCGGCGGCGCAGCCGATATCCGCCCACGCCGGACACCCAGATCGGCGCCTCACCTTCGCAATAGAGGATGGGAACGGGCGCGTCCCAATCCTCGCCGTAGCCGGTCAGGCGCGCGGGCATGTGGGGCGCCGAGCCATGCATCGGCTTGCCCCCAGTGGGTTGGCGAATATGGTCGAATCCGCAGGTATTGAGGAAGCCGCCGAAGGCGCGGCTGAAATCGCGTTCGCCCCGCGTGATGGCGGCCGGCATGGGACGAAATCCCGCCGGGCTTTGCCACGCGACTTGAACGCCACGCCAGGACAACGTTGCGATGTCGAGCAAGCGGCCGGGCAGAACCCAAAAATCGAGCCCGCCGCCGGTCGAAAACGCCAAGGCATCGACGCCCGCTTCGGCCCCGTCGGCGAGCGTGAAACGGCGGACTGATGCGATCTGGCGGGGATCGCCGGCAAGATAGCGTGGCGACTCTTCCTTCGACATCGCTAGCGCCGTTCGATGAGCGTGCCGGCTGCGTCGAAAAGATGCCAGCCTTCCGCGGCGAGCCGGATATGGAGTTGGTCGCCCACCGCGACGACGCGTCCCGCGACCTTGAGATCGGCCGGCAGCTTGACGACCAGTTGCCAGGCGTCCGCCGTCGCCAACGCATAGGCGTCGGAACCGGTATATTCGATGGCGCCGATCTTGGCGGCCAAAGCGCCCGATGCGGGACCGGCGAGTAGTTCGAACGCTTCGGAACGCACGCCCAGCGTTGTCGCATCGTCGATAGCGCCGACCAGACCCGGCAGTTCCAAAGCGCCGAACCAACACCGCCCGTCGCGCGCGATAACGCGCCCGTCGAGCATGTTGATCTCGGGCGAGCCAATGAACGTCGCCACGAAGCGGTTCTTGGGCGCTTCGTAGATTTCGCGCGGCGCGCCAATCTGCTGGATACGTCCGCGATCGAGCAACACGATGCGATCGGCCATGGTCATCGCTTCGATCTGATCGTGCGTCACCAGGATCGACGTCGCCTTCAGACGATCATGGAGTTCGCGCAACTCCAGACGCGTGCGCGCGCGCAGCTTGGCGTCGAGATTGGACAAGGGCTCATCGAAAAGGAAAACGCGAGGCTGGCGCACGATCGCGCGGCCCATCGCCACGCGCTGACGTTGGCCGCCCGACAATTGCCCGGGCTTGCGCCCTTCGAGCCCTTCGAGCGACAGCATCCGCAACGCGTTCGCTAGCCGCTCCCGGATTACGCTCTCCGACGTGCCGCGCATGCGCAGCGCGAAGGTCATGTTCTCCGCGACCGTCATATGCGGATAGAGCGCATAGGATTGGAACACCATCGCCATGTCGCGGTCGCCCGCGTCGCGGGCCGTCACGTCCTCGCCGTCGATGTGCACGGCGCCGCCATCGATCTTTTCCAGGCCCGCGATCATCCGCAGCAGCGTGGATTTGCCGCTTCCCGACGGTCCGACCAACACGACGAATTCGCCGCTGCGGATATCCAGATCGAGCGGCGGGATCACTTCGAATCCGCCGTAGAACTTCCGGAAACCCCGAAGGGAAAGATCAGACATATGCGACACCGGGAAACGCGGGGGTGGAACTGCGCGGCTCGATCATTTGACGGCTCCCGCGAGGAGCCCGCGCACGATGAATTTCTGGCCGACGAGGATCAGGATCAGCGCCGGGACGATCGACAACAGCGTGCCGGCGGCCATTTCGCCGTATTTGATGTCGTATTCCTGCGCGAAGGTGGAGATCGCGACCGGCACCGTCATCGTTGCGCGCGAGGACAGCGTCAACGAGATCGCGAAATCGCTCCAGGAGAAGATGAAGGTCAGCGCCGTCGCCGCGATCATGCCGCCGCGCACAAGCGGGAACACGACCCGCCAGAAGATTTGCGCGTTGGCGCAGCCGTCCATTCGCGCGGCCTGAATCAATTCGCGCGGCAGGGCGCCGACGAAACTCATCATCAAGAACAGCGCCATCGGCAGATTGTGGACGGTGTGCGTTACGATGAGCGCGAAATAGCCGCCTTGCAGCCCGACGGCGGAGAACATCAGATACCACGACCCTAAGAAGGTCAGCGTGGGCAGCATATGGAACATCAACGCCCAGCCCAGCACGGCCCAGCGCACCCAAGGGCGGACTTCCAAGCTCACGAGCGTGAACGCCGCCATCGTGGCGATCACGATAACGATC
This genomic interval from Alphaproteobacteria bacterium contains the following:
- a CDS encoding pyridoxal phosphate-dependent aminotransferase, whose amino-acid sequence is MKRVARRISDTPKKSFGMYQKAAALRDSGRDLIHLELGRPAADTPEHIKRATIDALRAGDVHYSDLLGIAKLRTALVEKLRTRNGIPATPETVLVTNGLTHAAFAVLMATLDPRDEVILIDPHYPQHIGKIELAGAVPVFAALDPVDDFRLTPERIEAKISPRTRMIVLVNPVNPTGRVFSKDELEGLADIARRHDLLVFADEVYEDIVYDGAAHISIASLPGMAERTFSAYAFTKSFAMDGWRIGYLSAPAWAMSGLVKITANDVTHVNTFIQSGALAAITGPGEVLAALVDEDRRKRDFVVQRLNQMPGVRCALPQGAIYAFPDISGTGVPSQQLADMILERADVVVEAGSFYGAAGEGHLRICFGSESLARLQEGMDRLSTFFNRM
- a CDS encoding RidA family protein; protein product: MARRAIYSGSKFEDLAGYSRAVIDDEWVFVSGTAGFDPKTGTFPDSAEDQTHRALKTIAEALAQADATLADIVSLRVFLSSRDHVMPVSKVLGATFADPRPTNTTIICGFAVDEIKVEIEVVARRAGGRR
- a CDS encoding DUF4432 family protein translates to MSKEESPRYLAGDPRQIASVRRFTLADGAEAGVDALAFSTGGGLDFWVLPGRLLDIATLSWRGVQVAWQSPAGFRPMPAAITRGERDFSRAFGGFLNTCGFDHIRQPTGGKPMHGSAPHMPARLTGYGEDWDAPVPILYCEGEAPIWVSGVGGYRLRRRIEAPIGGDRLRMIDRVQVVGPTPLPIMVLYHFNLGYPLHRAGTRIQLDGADLTGPLAQQEPAVKQSVLYPVTGDRAVCRVQGGGGIATNFSWSTVTLPWLQLWRDLRPGCGVLSVEPCSAGRNADGTNADVPPTAPGNEIVFDIDIELADAS
- a CDS encoding ATP-binding cassette domain-containing protein gives rise to the protein MSDLSLRGFRKFYGGFEVIPPLDLDIRSGEFVVLVGPSGSGKSTLLRMIAGLEKIDGGAVHIDGEDVTARDAGDRDMAMVFQSYALYPHMTVAENMTFALRMRGTSESVIRERLANALRMLSLEGLEGRKPGQLSGGQRQRVAMGRAIVRQPRVFLFDEPLSNLDAKLRARTRLELRELHDRLKATSILVTHDQIEAMTMADRIVLLDRGRIQQIGAPREIYEAPKNRFVATFIGSPEINMLDGRVIARDGRCWFGALELPGLVGAIDDATTLGVRSEAFELLAGPASGALAAKIGAIEYTGSDAYALATADAWQLVVKLPADLKVAGRVVAVGDQLHIRLAAEGWHLFDAAGTLIERR
- a CDS encoding carbohydrate ABC transporter permease, translating into MKSSSAAQAIANSAAWGYAFVILGPTVWVLSNAFKYKIDIITGATLSPFTLENFEELLFSRQSEFLLNLFNSTLIGLVSTAIVIVIATMAAFTLVSLEVRPWVRWAVLGWALMFHMLPTLTFLGSWYLMFSAVGLQGGYFALIVTHTVHNLPMALFLMMSFVGALPRELIQAARMDGCANAQIFWRVVFPLVRGGMIAATALTFIFSWSDFAISLTLSSRATMTVPVAISTFAQEYDIKYGEMAAGTLLSIVPALILILVGQKFIVRGLLAGAVK